The Candidatus Limnocylindria bacterium genome includes the window ACCGGAACGCCCACGACGCTGGCCATCGTGTTGAAGCCGATGACCGTCGACATGGCGCGGCCGCGCTCGCGATAGGCGAACAGATCGCCGACGAGGGCGTTGGCGTTCGGGAAGATCAGCGATCCGCCGATGCCCGCCACCGCGCGTGCGGCCACGAGCGTCGCGAAGTTCGGTGCCAGCGCGCACAGGATCGTGAAGGTGCCCATGACGAGCGCGCCGGCAACGAGGAACCTCTTCCGGCCGAAGCGATCGGAGTACGGCCCGATGAGAAGCCCGGTGACGATGCCCGGGCCGCCGTACGCGGCTGCGACCAGGCCGGCGGTCCCGGTGCTCACGTCGAATTCCTCCGCGATCTGCGTGAGAACCGGAGACATGACGAGCGTCGCGTAGACCGACGCGAAGGTGAGCGATCCGACGACGCTGAGGAGGAGCCGCTTCTCGCCGCTGGTCAACCCAGGGGCAGGCCCGCAAAGGCGTGGAGGAACCGACCGAAGGCGCGGATGTGATCGATGTAGTCGGCCACAGCGATGTTCTCGTTCGGCGCGTGATTGGCGGAGGACGCATTCCCGGATCCGAAGCCGACGACGGGTATGCCGAGCTGATCGCACACCTGGGCCATCGGTCCGCTGCCGACCATGAGCGGGTACACGACCGGATCCGCGCCGTACGTCGCGCGGCATGCGGCGACCGCGGCGCGCGCGGACTCTGAATCGGCCGGCCAGCGCGACGGACGCTCGCCGTGCATCGCGACGATCTCGATGTCGCCAAAGCCGCGGCGCTCGAGATGCGCCCGCAGCAGACGCTCGACGAGCTCCGGCGTGAGGTCGGGCACCAGGCGGAAGTCGAGCTTCGCGCTCGCGACCGCGGGCAGGACCGTCTTTGAGCCCGGCCCCGAGTACCCCGAGGTGAGACCGCAGATCGTGCAGGTCGGCTCGAAGAAGTGCTTGAGCTTGAGCGGCGTTCCGGTGAGCCCGCGGATGAATCGCGGCACGTCGTGGATGCGCTTCGTGCCGTCCTCGTCGAACGGGAGGGCCTCCAGCGCACGGACCTCACCGGGCGTCGGGGTGCGGACTGCGTCCATGAGTCCGTCGATGACGATCTCGTCCTTGTCGTTCTTCAGCGTCGCGAGCGCCCAGACCAGACGCCACGCGGCGTTCGGGATGATCGTCGCCACCGACGAATGCGCGTCCTGCTTCGCGCCGCGCACCCGCAGCTCGAAGTACGCGATGCCCTTGAGCCCCAGCGAGACCGTGGGCCGTCCGGCGGCGTCCTTGTAGCCGGCCTCCCAGATGCAGCCGTCCGCGCGCAGCCGGCCGGCATTGGCCGCGACGAATTCGGCGAGATGCTCGGACCCGATCTCCTCTTCCCCCTCAAAGAGGACGCGCACGCGCAGCGGCAGCTCGCCGATGGTGGCACGGTACGCCTCGATCGCCTGGAGCCGCGCCATGAGGTTTCCTTTGTTGTCCGACACGCCGCGCGCGAAGATGTGGCCATCGCGCTCCGTCGGCTCGAACGGCGGCGTCTTCCATTCGTCGAGCGGATCGGGCGGCTGCACGTCGTAGTGGTCGTAGACGAGCAGCGTCTTCGCGCCGCGACCGGTCTCGCCCACGATCGTCGGCGGCCCGCCATCGACGCGAAGGCTCTCGGCAGGGATCCCGGCGCGTCGCGTGCGCTCGAGGACCGCGCGCGCGGTCTCAGCGATCGCGGTCTTCTGCGCGGACACCGTCGGAAGACGGACGAGATCCTTCAGCTCTTCGATGTACTCGCGTTCGCGGGCGCGCACGTATGCGTCGAAAGCATCGAAGGAGGTCACGGCCGGTAGGCTACCTGACCTCTCCCCTACGCTCACCGGCGATGGACGCGGACGTGATCGTCGTCGGCGCGGGGCTCGCGGGTCTCGTCGCCACCGCGGAGGCCGCAGATGCCGGCAAGCGCGTGATCGTTCTCGAGCAAGAGCCGGAAGTGTCGCTCGGCGGTCAGGCATTCTGGTCCTTCGGCGGGCTCTTCTTCGTGAACAGCCCGGAGCAGCGACGCCTCCGCATCAAAGACTCCCGTGACCTCGCGCTGCGCGACTGGCTTGCCTACGCCGGCTTCGACCGCGACGACGACGCGTGGCCGCGCAGATGGGCCGAGGCCTATGTGGACTTCGCCGCCGGCGAGATGCGGCCCTGGCTCCACGCGCAGGGGATGCGCTGGTTCCCGCTCGTGCAGTGGGCGGAGCGGCGCGGAAGCAGCGTGCCGCGCTTCCACATCACCTGGGGCACGGGACCGGCTGTCATCGAACCGTT containing:
- a CDS encoding M20/M25/M40 family metallo-hydrolase, whose product is MTSFDAFDAYVRAREREYIEELKDLVRLPTVSAQKTAIAETARAVLERTRRAGIPAESLRVDGGPPTIVGETGRGAKTLLVYDHYDVQPPDPLDEWKTPPFEPTERDGHIFARGVSDNKGNLMARLQAIEAYRATIGELPLRVRVLFEGEEEIGSEHLAEFVAANAGRLRADGCIWEAGYKDAAGRPTVSLGLKGIAYFELRVRGAKQDAHSSVATIIPNAAWRLVWALATLKNDKDEIVIDGLMDAVRTPTPGEVRALEALPFDEDGTKRIHDVPRFIRGLTGTPLKLKHFFEPTCTICGLTSGYSGPGSKTVLPAVASAKLDFRLVPDLTPELVERLLRAHLERRGFGDIEIVAMHGERPSRWPADSESARAAVAACRATYGADPVVYPLMVGSGPMAQVCDQLGIPVVGFGSGNASSANHAPNENIAVADYIDHIRAFGRFLHAFAGLPLG